A window of Plasmodium malariae genome assembly, chromosome: 12 genomic DNA:
ttttttatattactctttttcttattttcttattttttatatttctctttttcttcttttcttcttttacattttttgcaAAGAAAGAACGGAGCCACATCCTCCAAAACGCTCGTTCAGACaacaaaagtaaatattttttattcctgacatgttcagaaaaaaatatgaaaaaagaaaaaaaaaaaaaaaaattccaaatagctatttataacatatgcTTAACAGGATAATGAAATGTATGTTAGACAAAAACAGTGTagctattttatttcattttatttagctttattttttatataacctACTAGTTTTATcgcatatacacacatgATACATGGCTCGCATGTGACAACAATACAGCAGTTCTTAAGTTtttctatctttttttttacatcaaCTTCTTTTTCAGTAATGTTTAAATAAGAATCATTATTACTGTCAGTATATTTCTGATttgataaataattttccttttgtgTTTCATCAGTACCATtctcatttatataaatgcatccatttgtttcatttattttttggaatATATATGGGTTCATAAAATAACTCATTATCGAATTTTCTATATCATTTCGATCATtgttaaaacattttatcaaattcaaatttttcattttctcaTAATTTTCACcataaatatacttatcTATCGCAATAAGTTCACAGTGTCGACAGCCATTTTTTGATTCGTTCGTGTAATTGTAGGAGCTTGATATAATTTCCCTTTTCTCGTTTATTAGTAAACAGAAAATCGGCATTTCCTTCAACTCTTTGTGCAAGCTTTTTTCAGCCTTCCATAACGCAAAATGGAGAAAAGATATCTACATGTAAACATGCactaatacatacatatatgcacacatacaCGAATATGTCCACACCAAAATATACCCACACTACAAGAATGCATCATAATACACAAATGTATTCGTACACAGACATACCCATTTCTTATCTGTAATGCGAATTTTATTAGTAAatacagttatatatattatttattatatgcaatttttttttgaactgATTACTTCTCTCAGAGCTATGTTTAAGTAGTAAGTCGCCTCTATTTCGCTTAACTCAACCATTTTGcttgtcaaaaaaaaaaaaaaaaaaaaaaaatttcccgAAATTGTTATATAGTTACTGACAAAACCCACATATTattcaaaagaaaataatattatttttattcgtGTTAGAATAGGTTGTatcttcataatatttttccttttattttaatttggtTCTACCATACATActtaagtaaaatatatccccatacatacgtatatatatatatatatatatatatatatatatatcataaaaagtAAACAGTTATTTACACTTAAACTGCAAACTCTTCTCTTTTTACGACTCCCTATATATTAATGCATCAATGTTGGAAAATACGagttcaaaaaaattttaaattactccaagtcaacaaaaaaaaaagtaaaataaatcaaaataaatcaaaataaatcaaaataaatcaaaataaatcaaaataaatcaaaataaatcaaaataaatcaaaatatatcaaaataaatcaaaataaaacaaaataaaacaaaatgcaacaaaataaaacaaaataaaatggagaAAAATTGCAAAGACTTGCTCATTTAATTATTGCgctttatattttagttgATAAGTTCATGTGagttctttaaaaaattgaaaaaatggTAAAGGGTAACAAGGCAGCATACTGTGCAGAGAagtttaaaatattgtacaTTTAGTATAAAgtagtttttaaaaataagaatataccATGAACAGTTAATATGTACGCGCAAGAAAGGACTGCATGCTGAAAACTACATGTACTTACATATTTACTCATAATCTCAAACATTTTACacaaatatttaaacatGTATGTAACATACGGGAGGAACTGcgcgtaaaaaaaaagaattaaaattatacttaaaaagaaatgaacTTGCGCTAACTCCCTCCTTTCATTTTTAGAAGGGCATACACTTGTAACTTTTACACAGGAAAGTAAATCAAATTAAATCAGATAAAGCTACATAGAATCAAATGCAAACATATCCAACTAgatcaaataaattaaacttaTTTAAACTTAATCAAACTTAATCGAAATACATGGACAAGCTCCAAAATGGAATTCAGTTCCgaattgtaaattttaagTGAACAAGGAAATGGGAAAAGTTTGTGTGCACAGTTAAGTAATATACgtttgaatttaaaaaaataaatggcAAATTCTTGCCTTTTCATTTTCCCCCAACGTTGAGGCGTCATGTATTTACGCAAATGTACAAAAATGAATTgcacataatatatgtatatatatatatatatatatatatatatatatatatatatatatatatatatatatatatatatatgcatatatggtTATATGCATGTAATTACATACGTATTCATATACCTAATATGTAGAAATGGTAAATTACGTCCAAACGCTCGTGTCCCTCGAATTCATGCGTATTTGCCCATCCAGGCAATATGTGCAATTTGATTGCATGATAAGATAATTATAAGAGTATGGCtaaaaggaaatttttttttttttttttttttttttttttttttttttttcttcttcttcttcctccTCTATCCGTCGAAAAAGGATATTATGTCACAGTGGAGCTTCATCTCAGCGTCGAGCCTAATATGTTCCAATTTATTCGCAATAATATCAAAAAGAGGTCTTTTTGTAAAATCATACTGTAGCATGCTTCTTAACAAATCAGATAATTCACTTGGTATATCATTCGGAATAGGCAAAAATAACTCACCTGCagatattttacaaaaagtTTCAGAGGCAGATAACCCATCataagcaattttttttgttaaggCTTCCCATAAACTAACAGCAAATGACCATACATCTGATTCTTTGAAAAACCCTTCTCCTTTCAAAACTTCTGGGGcagcataaaaaatatttccataCATAGCATAAGCAGTTGGACTATcatttatagaaaaatacgTAGATAAACCAAAATCAGATATAATAGCATTTTGGTTTTCatctaataatatatttgataacTTCAAGTCTCTATGAAAGAATTGATTAGAATGCACATTATACATTCCTTCTGCTACTtgttgaaatattttaacaatttttgGTCTTGATAAACATTTTGTATAAAtggaacttttttttttttcatccctgtatatatatttttctaaactACCACCAGGAcaatattgtaatattaatgatTCCTCCCCTTCTCTTAAGCTACACACACCTATTAACTTTATAACATTAGTACATGCACGTAaagaatacaaaattttagcTTCGTAATTTCGATATTTCACTGGTGTTGGGAAATAACGAAATATTTCCAGGTTCGccatttttttgattttcttatttctttGTAAAGTGTATGACGAATTCTCTGTTAACTCGGCATCCCGTCTAGCTTTCCCCTCCACAACGGATAGTTGATCCTCTTCTATTCGTGCGTCTTCCACATGCTCCTCCTCCATATGTTCCTCCACctcctcttcttcttcttcagCTCGCTTGTTCCTCAATTCAGCCTTTACTAGACTCAAATTTTGACTAATTTTCGGGAAAATGTACTTATGACTTGACCTAGGTGTAGATATATAACTCTCACAGTAGCTCTCTTCACTTATATCCTTCGGATtgtataaaaacaatttacAAGCAACATATATGCCCTTATATTTTGCCCTAAACACTTGAGCATAACTTCCACCtcctattttatttaaaataattatatcacTATTACATATGtttctaatattattaaaagagaATTTTTGTCctgtattaaaatttaaagataACGGATCTGCACTATCTATAGAATTTActaaaaaacgaaaaacagataaaacaaattttctaacatatgtattatttatatttaatttttttaattccttatctgttaattttaatatatgataaccTCTAACTTTGTTTATCTTAAATAAATAGGCCTCTTTTTTTAAACCAAtcatttttagaaaattatataacatattaacAGACCACTTATTATAATCAGAGGCTCTCAACTTTACATCTTCATTAATCATATCAAACTTATCATCATTTGATGTTAAATAATCATCAATAAATAGAAAACAATTTTTCTGTCTATCATCATGTGTTTCTGGAAAGGTTGCACCTCTTAATCTTTTTCTAATTAGAGTTTTAtcaaaatggtaaaaatttatttcttcttttttttcacctCGTATATTATTGTCCACTGCGATTCCCTTTCCTGAACACCCAATGCTCTTTTGTTCATCACACGTATGTTTACTCTCTTCACTATAGTCCTTTTCTTTACTGCTTTTGTTATCATGTTTATACCCATCCGTAGTACCACTATTCACTGCCTTTTCATTGCCATGGGAAGAATATCTCCCATTTACTTTGTCCATATCAGTTTTATTCTTGTTGTGGCTTCCAACC
This region includes:
- the PmUG01_12015500 gene encoding cytidine and deoxycytidylate deaminase, putative, coding for MVELSEIEATYYLNIALREAEKSLHKELKEMPIFCLLINEKREIISSSYNYTNESKNGCRHCELIAIDKYIYGENYEKMKNLNLIKCFNNDRNDIENSIMSYFMNPYIFQKINETNGCIYINENGTDETQKENYLSNQKYTDSNNDSYLNITEKEVDVKKKIEKLKNCCIVVTCEPCIMCVYAIKLVGIKNIYFCCLNERFGGCGSVLSLQKIYDINVNYIECDQLTKRSISLMKSFYRAGNPSAPEEKRKRALS